Proteins found in one Roseovarius pelagicus genomic segment:
- a CDS encoding DUF3168 domain-containing protein, whose product MSYAASAALQAAIYGRLTSDAAIGALVGDAIYDALPAGPLPDTYVALGPEDVRDRSDASGGGAWHRFIISVVTEEAGFHAAKTLAAAIGDALVDASLVLDRGRLVGLHFHRARAKRESGGQTRRIDLTFRARVDDMDIV is encoded by the coding sequence ATGAGTTACGCAGCCTCTGCCGCCCTACAGGCGGCGATCTATGGCCGCCTGACCAGCGACGCCGCCATTGGCGCACTGGTCGGTGATGCGATCTATGACGCGCTGCCCGCCGGGCCGTTACCGGATACCTATGTGGCCCTCGGCCCCGAGGATGTGCGCGACCGGTCCGATGCCAGCGGCGGTGGGGCATGGCACCGGTTCATCATTTCCGTGGTGACCGAAGAGGCCGGATTTCACGCGGCCAAGACGCTGGCCGCTGCCATCGGCGATGCGCTGGTGGACGCCAGCCTTGTGCTGGATCGGGGTCGGCTGGTCGGGCTGCATTTTCACCGCGCCCGCGCCAAACGCGAGAGTGGCGGGCAGACGCGGCGCATCGACCTCACCTTTCGCGCACGTGTCGATGACATGGACATTGTTTAA
- a CDS encoding phage major tail protein, TP901-1 family, translating to MAVQNGKDLLIKVDLTGDGNFQSVAGLRATRVSFNAESVDVTSLESAGGWRELLSGAGVKSAAISGSGIFRDEGSDERMRQVFFDGETPEFQVVIPDFGTVEGRFQVTSIEYSGTHDGEATYEMALASAGQLIFDAL from the coding sequence ATGGCAGTTCAAAACGGCAAGGACCTACTGATCAAGGTCGATCTGACCGGTGACGGCAATTTTCAATCGGTGGCGGGGCTGCGCGCGACGCGCGTAAGTTTCAACGCCGAGAGCGTGGATGTCACCAGCCTGGAGAGTGCGGGCGGCTGGCGTGAGTTGCTGTCCGGCGCGGGTGTCAAGTCTGCGGCGATCAGCGGGTCGGGTATCTTCCGCGACGAGGGATCCGACGAGCGGATGCGGCAGGTGTTTTTTGACGGCGAAACACCAGAGTTTCAGGTGGTGATTCCTGATTTCGGCACGGTCGAAGGCCGGTTCCAAGTCACGTCGATCGAGTATTCCGGCACCCATGACGGCGAGGCGACCTATGAAATGGCGCTCGCGTCCGCTGGACAGCTGATCTTTGACGCGCTCTGA
- a CDS encoding gene transfer agent family protein, producing MANPWAGEVGLVIDGERQVLKLTLGALAELEAQLETGSLVDLVERFEGGAFSTRDVLALIVAGLRGGGWRGAAADLISAEIGGGPMAAARAAAELLARAFMLPEDA from the coding sequence ATGGCAAACCCCTGGGCAGGCGAAGTCGGGTTGGTGATTGATGGCGAGCGGCAAGTGCTGAAGCTGACGCTGGGCGCATTGGCCGAGCTAGAGGCGCAACTGGAAACCGGGTCACTGGTTGATCTGGTGGAACGTTTCGAGGGCGGCGCGTTCAGCACCCGCGATGTGCTGGCGCTGATCGTGGCCGGGCTGCGCGGTGGCGGATGGCGCGGCGCGGCTGCCGATCTGATCTCCGCCGAAATAGGCGGTGGGCCGATGGCGGCGGCGCGGGCGGCGGCGGAGTTGCTGGCGCGGGCCTTTATGCTGCCAGAGGACGCATGA
- a CDS encoding rcc01693 family protein has product MSGFDWPALMQAGLHGLRLKPAEFWALTPAELRLMLGEAKSHTPLVRSGLEALMRAYPDDNGDVNDG; this is encoded by the coding sequence ATGAGCGGGTTTGACTGGCCCGCCTTGATGCAGGCCGGGCTGCATGGGCTGCGCCTGAAGCCAGCCGAATTCTGGGCACTGACCCCGGCAGAGCTGCGCCTGATGCTGGGCGAGGCAAAGAGCCACACGCCGTTGGTGCGCAGCGGGCTGGAAGCGTTGATGCGCGCCTATCCCGACGACAATGGAGACGTAAACGATGGATGA
- a CDS encoding phage tail tape measure protein — MDDTEQLGELDAQIEALDGSLGDAADMAAAFNAEMARVRATFERTGYDVATLDRGLSRGLRGAIKGAVVDGDSLSSALHSLANTMINTAFTAAVKPVTDHVGGLISSGIGNLVGGLLPFENGAAFSQGRVQPFANGGVVSGPVTFPMRGGTGLMGEAGPEAIMPLARGADGKLGVRGGGGSPVNVVMNISTPDTDSFRRSQGQIAAQLGRAIGRGGRNR, encoded by the coding sequence ATGGATGACACAGAGCAACTGGGCGAGTTGGATGCGCAGATCGAGGCGCTGGATGGATCGCTGGGGGATGCGGCGGATATGGCGGCTGCCTTTAACGCCGAAATGGCCCGCGTGCGCGCCACGTTCGAGCGCACCGGCTATGACGTGGCGACGCTGGACCGCGGGCTGAGCCGGGGATTGCGCGGCGCGATCAAGGGCGCGGTTGTCGATGGCGACAGCCTGTCGAGTGCGCTGCATTCATTGGCGAACACGATGATCAACACTGCGTTCACTGCGGCGGTAAAGCCGGTGACGGACCATGTGGGCGGGCTGATTTCATCGGGGATCGGCAATCTGGTGGGCGGGTTGCTGCCGTTCGAGAACGGTGCCGCATTTTCGCAGGGGCGCGTGCAGCCCTTTGCCAATGGCGGTGTTGTCAGCGGGCCGGTCACCTTTCCCATGCGCGGCGGTACCGGGTTGATGGGCGAAGCCGGGCCGGAGGCGATCATGCCGCTGGCGCGCGGTGCCGATGGAAAGCTGGGCGTGCGGGGCGGCGGCGGCAGCCCGGTCAATGTAGTGATGAACATTTCCACGCCCGATACCGACAGCTTTCGTCGCAGTCAGGGGCAGATCGCGGCGCAGCTGGGTCGGGCCATCGGGCGCGGCGGGCGCAATCGCTAG
- a CDS encoding DUF2460 domain-containing protein: protein MGFHEIRFPSSLSFGSVGGPQRHADVVTLANGYEERNSPWAHSRRRYDAGVAMRGLDDIETLIAFFEARRGQLYGFRWKDWADYRSCLPSRDVAYEDQVIATGDDVTSSFALMKIYRSGTHSYTRPITKPVRGTVRIGIGGDEQQEGIHYEVDTATGVVSFAHPPNDGERITAGFEFDVPVRFDTDSIQTSVASFQAGDAPSVPVVEIRV from the coding sequence ATGGGTTTTCACGAAATACGTTTTCCAAGCAGCCTCAGCTTTGGCTCTGTCGGGGGACCGCAGCGCCACGCGGATGTGGTGACGCTGGCCAATGGCTATGAAGAGCGCAATTCCCCGTGGGCACATTCGCGCCGCCGGTATGACGCGGGCGTTGCCATGCGTGGGCTGGACGATATCGAAACACTGATTGCGTTTTTCGAGGCGCGGCGCGGGCAGTTGTACGGGTTTCGCTGGAAGGACTGGGCGGATTACCGATCCTGTCTGCCCTCGCGCGATGTGGCCTATGAGGATCAGGTCATTGCGACGGGTGATGACGTGACATCCAGTTTTGCGCTGATGAAAATCTACCGGTCCGGTACGCACAGCTATACGCGTCCCATCACCAAGCCCGTGCGCGGCACTGTGCGCATCGGGATCGGCGGGGACGAGCAGCAGGAGGGCATCCATTACGAGGTGGACACCGCGACCGGGGTTGTGAGCTTTGCCCATCCACCCAATGATGGCGAGCGGATCACTGCCGGGTTCGAGTTCGATGTGCCTGTGCGGTTCGATACCGACAGCATCCAGACCAGCGTGGCCAGCTTTCAGGCAGGTGACGCGCCGAGCGTGCCAGTGGTGGAGATCCGGGTATGA
- a CDS encoding DUF2163 domain-containing protein: protein MNMLDPALEAHLKTGVTTTCRCWALTRTDGVTMGFTDHDAPLVFDGTTFKADTGLSALALQQSTGLSVDNTEALGALSDAAIREDDIEAGRYDGAEIHAWLVNWQEVAQRHLQFRGTIGELRRSNGAFEAELRGLTEALNRPLGRVYQKPCTAVLGDAGCRFDIAELGYTVERVVEEIEDRRIFRFAAFGGFEGNWFQHGRLVMLGGEAKGLTGVIKRDTETDGIRVVELWHPLRAPIITGDLLRLEAGCDKRALTCRLKFQNFLNYQGFPDIPGDDWSISDPSKAGSLDGGSRR, encoded by the coding sequence ATGAACATGCTTGACCCCGCGCTGGAAGCGCATCTGAAAACCGGCGTCACGACGACCTGCCGCTGCTGGGCGCTGACCCGCACCGATGGCGTGACGATGGGATTCACCGACCATGACGCGCCGCTGGTCTTTGACGGGACCACGTTCAAGGCCGATACGGGGCTAAGCGCGCTGGCATTGCAACAAAGTACGGGGCTGTCGGTGGACAATACCGAGGCGCTGGGGGCGCTGAGCGATGCGGCGATCCGTGAGGACGATATCGAAGCCGGACGTTATGACGGTGCGGAGATTCATGCGTGGCTGGTCAACTGGCAGGAAGTGGCCCAGCGCCATCTGCAATTTCGCGGAACGATTGGCGAGTTGCGGCGGTCGAACGGCGCGTTCGAAGCCGAGTTGCGCGGTCTGACCGAGGCGCTGAACCGGCCATTGGGTCGGGTCTATCAGAAACCCTGCACTGCCGTTCTGGGTGATGCAGGCTGTCGCTTTGATATCGCGGAGTTGGGGTACACGGTCGAGCGGGTCGTGGAAGAGATAGAAGATCGGCGCATTTTTCGCTTTGCAGCGTTTGGCGGGTTCGAGGGGAACTGGTTCCAGCATGGCCGTTTGGTGATGCTGGGCGGAGAGGCCAAGGGCCTGACGGGCGTTATCAAGCGCGACACCGAAACGGATGGTATCCGTGTGGTCGAACTGTGGCATCCGCTGCGCGCGCCGATCATCACCGGTGATCTGCTGCGGCTTGAGGCCGGGTGTGACAAACGAGCCCTGACCTGTCGTCTGAAGTTTCAAAATTTTCTGAACTATCAAGGGTTCCCCGACATTCCTGGCGATGACTGGTCGATCTCTGATCCCAGCAAGGCGGGCAGTCTGGATGGAGGGAGTCGCCGGTGA
- a CDS encoding peptidase, whose amino-acid sequence MTDPQQKRIVAAARGWIGTAYRHQASCRGAGTDCLGLLRGVWREVLGSEPEVPPAYSMDWSEPARDEALWAAAQRHLRAKPLEQEAPGDVLLFRMRNGAVAKHLGLAGQVGPQATFIHAYSGHSVVESPLSAPWRRRIVARFTFPEERF is encoded by the coding sequence GTGACAGACCCTCAACAAAAGCGCATTGTCGCCGCCGCTCGTGGCTGGATTGGCACAGCTTACCGGCATCAAGCGTCCTGCCGGGGTGCGGGTACGGATTGTCTTGGCCTGTTGCGCGGTGTCTGGCGCGAGGTGCTGGGCAGCGAGCCGGAGGTGCCGCCCGCCTATTCGATGGACTGGTCAGAGCCTGCACGCGATGAGGCACTGTGGGCGGCGGCCCAACGGCATTTGCGGGCCAAGCCGCTGGAGCAAGAGGCGCCCGGCGATGTTCTGCTGTTTCGAATGCGTAACGGGGCAGTGGCCAAGCATCTGGGGCTGGCGGGTCAGGTCGGGCCGCAAGCCACATTCATCCACGCCTATTCCGGTCACAGCGTCGTGGAAAGCCCGCTGAGCGCGCCCTGGCGGCGGCGCATCGTGGCCAGATTCACATTTCCCGAGGAGCGTTTCTGA
- a CDS encoding baseplate multidomain protein megatron produces the protein MATILLSAAGAAIGGSVGGSVLGLSMAAVGRFAGGVIGRSIDQRLLGSGSDVVESGRANRLRLTGSGEGDAVAQVYGRMRVAGQVIWATEFREDVTVSGGGGGKGGPSRPQTRRFSYSISLALALCEGAISHVGRVWADGNEIARSSLSMRVYTGTPDQLPDPRIEAVEGAGTVPAYRGTAYVVIEDLELGDFGNRVPQFTFEVMRPAQEDQDGAALDPTHAVRAVALLPGSGEYTLATTPVTMNFGPGATGLANVNTPSGQADFATALESLQGELPGCGATSLVVSWFGDDLRAGHCRLRPKIEQAQYDASNMPWQVSGLTRHTAQLVPRDDDDAPVYGGTPTDAAVIESILALQQSGQDVMFYPFILMDQLAGNPLPDPYSDADSQPPLPWRGRITLSEAPGRDGSPDGSVAADAEVAAFFGTAKASDFAVQTIVPAQNNTGANGALGLLSYGGPVKVSPVHYTGPDEWSYRRFILHNAALCAAVGGVESFCIGSEMRGLTQIRGAAGGFPAVAALIELAAEVRAVLGPDVKIGYAADWSEYSGYQPQDGSNDRYFHLDPLWADSNVDFIGIDNYMPLSDWREGQNHADADWGAIYDLGYLQSNIEGGEGYDWFYHSSEARAAQIRTPITDEDHGEPWVWRYKDIRNWWQNAHHDRIAGTRSAAPTPWIPQSKPIRFTEIGCPAVDKGTNEPNKFVDVKSSESALPHYSTGRRDDLIQMQYLRALIGYWTADGANPVSEEYDGPMIDMDHAHVWAWDARPFPFFPNNRGLWKDGENYARGHWVNGRSSARGLASVVQEICSRSGAAHVDTSALHDYVHGYSVEEVSEARSALQPLMLRYGFDAVERDGVLRFVPRDGIADADVAAEVLVRDPRTGETLEETRASTAELAGRVRLRFIEADGDYQVIAEEAVLPDEATHAVSTSEMPLAMTRAEGRAVAERWLSEARVSTDTVRLTLPPSLLRLGAGDVLSLNEPGGRGLFRIDRIENMGNAQAVDAVRIEAESYVPMDITVEPPAVRPFTPPVPVLPLFLDLPLMTGAEVPHAPHLAVTAQPWPGNAALYSSDSDANYQLNRLIETRASVGLTEGALAPARPGLIDRGDGLIVRMLSGQLESVGEDAMLGGANLCAIGDGTPEGWELMQFRDAELVGQNTYILRHRLRGQLGTDVSVSGAWPAGSYIVMLDGTPDQIELTDAARRRARHYRIGPAGRPVDDPSYQYAVIAFEGIGLRPLSPVHLRAQVDATGETALRWIRRTRIDGDRWDTPDVPLGEESEQYILRVLENAELRREEIVTSPTWTYGVAAKNADGITGGYEVQVAQISAKFGAGVFASLAVPA, from the coding sequence ATGGCAACCATATTACTCTCGGCCGCGGGTGCGGCGATCGGTGGCTCTGTTGGCGGGTCGGTGCTGGGTCTGTCGATGGCTGCGGTGGGTCGCTTTGCCGGCGGGGTGATCGGACGTTCGATTGATCAGCGTTTGTTGGGTAGCGGGTCGGATGTGGTGGAAAGCGGGCGCGCCAACCGGCTGCGCCTGACCGGGTCCGGGGAAGGCGACGCCGTTGCGCAGGTTTACGGGCGCATGCGGGTCGCGGGACAAGTGATCTGGGCCACAGAGTTTCGCGAAGACGTCACCGTGAGCGGTGGTGGGGGCGGCAAGGGCGGGCCATCGCGGCCCCAGACGCGGCGATTCAGCTATTCGATCAGCCTTGCGCTGGCGCTGTGTGAAGGTGCGATTTCCCATGTCGGGCGGGTCTGGGCCGACGGCAACGAGATCGCGCGTAGCAGCCTGTCGATGCGAGTCTATACCGGCACCCCGGATCAACTGCCCGATCCTAGGATCGAAGCGGTCGAAGGTGCGGGCACGGTGCCGGCCTATCGCGGCACGGCCTATGTGGTGATCGAGGATCTGGAACTGGGCGATTTTGGCAACCGGGTGCCGCAGTTTACGTTCGAGGTGATGCGCCCGGCGCAGGAGGACCAAGACGGCGCCGCGCTGGACCCGACGCATGCGGTGCGCGCGGTTGCATTGCTACCCGGTAGCGGCGAATACACGTTGGCGACAACGCCCGTTACGATGAATTTCGGCCCTGGCGCGACCGGGCTGGCGAATGTGAACACACCGTCCGGGCAGGCCGATTTCGCCACGGCACTGGAATCGCTGCAAGGTGAGCTGCCGGGATGCGGTGCAACGTCGCTGGTGGTGAGTTGGTTCGGCGACGACCTGCGCGCCGGGCACTGCCGCCTGCGACCCAAGATCGAGCAGGCGCAATATGACGCCAGCAACATGCCGTGGCAGGTGTCGGGCCTGACGCGCCACACCGCGCAACTGGTGCCGCGTGACGATGATGATGCACCGGTCTATGGCGGCACACCGACCGACGCCGCCGTGATTGAGAGCATTCTGGCGCTGCAACAAAGCGGGCAGGACGTGATGTTCTATCCCTTTATCCTGATGGATCAGTTGGCGGGTAATCCGCTGCCGGATCCCTATAGCGACGCAGACAGCCAGCCGCCCCTGCCCTGGCGCGGTCGGATCACGCTGAGCGAGGCACCGGGGCGTGATGGCAGCCCGGATGGCAGCGTGGCGGCGGATGCCGAAGTTGCGGCATTTTTTGGCACAGCCAAAGCCAGCGATTTCGCCGTGCAGACGATTGTGCCGGCGCAAAACAATACGGGTGCGAATGGTGCGCTTGGCCTGCTGAGTTATGGCGGGCCGGTCAAGGTCAGTCCGGTTCATTACACCGGCCCGGATGAATGGAGTTACCGGCGGTTTATCCTGCATAATGCGGCACTCTGCGCCGCTGTTGGCGGTGTCGAAAGCTTTTGCATCGGATCAGAAATGCGCGGGCTGACGCAGATACGCGGGGCGGCGGGCGGCTTTCCCGCCGTGGCGGCGCTGATCGAATTGGCGGCTGAGGTTCGCGCGGTGCTGGGGCCTGACGTCAAGATCGGGTATGCAGCGGACTGGAGCGAATATTCTGGCTACCAACCGCAGGATGGCAGCAATGACCGGTATTTCCACCTTGACCCGCTATGGGCCGATAGCAACGTGGATTTCATCGGTATCGACAACTACATGCCGCTGTCGGACTGGCGCGAGGGGCAGAACCACGCCGATGCAGATTGGGGCGCGATCTATGACCTTGGCTATCTGCAGTCCAATATCGAAGGCGGCGAGGGGTATGATTGGTTCTATCATTCATCCGAAGCACGCGCGGCACAGATCCGTACGCCGATTACCGATGAGGATCATGGCGAGCCGTGGGTCTGGCGCTACAAGGATATCCGCAACTGGTGGCAGAATGCCCATCACGATCGGATCGCTGGCACACGCAGTGCCGCCCCGACGCCGTGGATACCACAATCAAAGCCGATCCGCTTTACCGAGATCGGATGCCCGGCGGTGGACAAGGGCACCAATGAGCCGAACAAGTTCGTTGATGTGAAATCGTCTGAATCCGCGCTGCCGCACTATTCGACCGGGAGGCGCGATGATCTGATCCAGATGCAATATCTGCGGGCGTTGATCGGATACTGGACCGCCGACGGGGCGAACCCGGTTTCAGAGGAATATGACGGCCCGATGATCGACATGGATCATGCCCACGTTTGGGCGTGGGATGCGCGGCCTTTCCCGTTTTTCCCGAACAATCGCGGATTGTGGAAGGATGGCGAAAATTATGCGCGCGGGCACTGGGTCAACGGGCGCAGTTCGGCGCGCGGGCTGGCCTCTGTGGTACAGGAAATCTGTAGCCGGTCAGGGGCAGCGCATGTGGATACCAGCGCGCTGCACGATTATGTGCACGGCTATTCGGTCGAAGAGGTCAGCGAGGCGCGTTCTGCGCTGCAACCGTTGATGCTGCGCTATGGGTTCGATGCAGTCGAACGTGATGGCGTTTTGCGGTTTGTGCCGCGCGACGGGATTGCCGACGCCGATGTTGCGGCAGAGGTGCTGGTCCGCGATCCGCGCACCGGCGAGACACTGGAGGAAACCCGCGCCAGCACGGCAGAGCTGGCAGGTCGTGTTCGTCTGCGGTTCATCGAGGCGGATGGCGATTATCAGGTGATTGCAGAAGAAGCAGTGCTGCCCGATGAAGCGACTCATGCGGTGTCCACATCCGAGATGCCGTTGGCGATGACACGCGCCGAAGGCCGCGCAGTGGCAGAACGCTGGCTGTCCGAGGCGCGGGTTTCGACGGACACTGTCCGACTGACTCTGCCTCCGTCCTTGCTGCGTCTTGGGGCGGGGGATGTTCTGAGCCTGAACGAACCGGGCGGTCGGGGTCTGTTTCGTATCGACCGGATCGAGAACATGGGCAATGCACAGGCGGTGGATGCCGTCAGGATTGAGGCGGAAAGTTATGTTCCGATGGATATCACGGTCGAGCCGCCTGCGGTGCGCCCGTTCACGCCACCGGTGCCGGTGCTGCCACTGTTTCTGGATCTGCCGCTGATGACCGGGGCCGAAGTACCACACGCGCCGCATCTGGCGGTGACCGCGCAGCCCTGGCCGGGCAATGCGGCGCTATACAGTTCGGACAGCGACGCGAATTATCAGCTGAACCGGCTGATTGAAACCCGCGCAAGCGTCGGCCTCACCGAAGGGGCGCTGGCCCCGGCCCGGCCCGGTCTGATCGACCGGGGGGATGGCCTGATTGTGCGGATGCTGTCGGGCCAACTGGAGAGCGTCGGCGAGGATGCGATGCTGGGTGGGGCCAACCTGTGCGCCATTGGTGATGGCACGCCCGAGGGCTGGGAGCTGATGCAGTTTCGCGACGCAGAGTTGGTGGGGCAGAACACCTACATCCTGCGCCATCGGCTGCGCGGTCAGTTGGGTACTGACGTTTCGGTATCCGGCGCATGGCCTGCGGGCAGCTACATCGTGATGCTGGACGGAACACCGGATCAGATCGAGCTGACTGATGCCGCCCGGCGTCGTGCGCGCCATTACCGCATCGGCCCCGCAGGTCGTCCGGTGGATGATCCATCCTATCAGTATGCGGTGATCGCATTCGAGGGGATCGGGCTGCGTCCGCTCAGCCCCGTACATCTGCGGGCGCAGGTGGACGCGACGGGCGAGACCGCGCTGCGCTGGATCAGGCGCACGCGCATTGATGGTGATCGCTGGGACACGCCCGATGTGCCGCTGGGCGAGGAAAGCGAGCAATACATCCTGCGCGTGTTGGAAAATGCCGAACTGCGGCGCGAAGAGATCGTGACGTCACCGACATGGACCTATGGTGTCGCTGCCAAAAACGCAGATGGAATCACCGGCGGGTACGAGGTGCAGGTCGCGCAAATATCGGCCAAGTTCGGCGCTGGGGTCTTTGCCTCACTGGCGGTACCGGCCTGA
- a CDS encoding TraR/DksA family transcriptional regulator — protein MDETTAEKFRASITARLAELGSADDLGAAGQATVTLDQQSVGRLSRMDALQNQAMAKASHARRTAERKRLMTALTRIDEGEFGYCEDCGDDIALPRLDLDPAATRCIDCARG, from the coding sequence ATGGATGAGACAACAGCAGAAAAGTTCCGCGCGTCGATTACGGCGCGGCTGGCCGAACTGGGCAGCGCCGATGATCTCGGGGCGGCGGGGCAGGCAACCGTCACGCTAGATCAGCAATCTGTCGGACGGCTCAGCCGTATGGACGCACTGCAAAATCAGGCGATGGCCAAAGCCTCGCACGCCCGCCGCACAGCCGAGCGCAAGCGGCTTATGACCGCGCTGACACGGATCGACGAGGGCGAGTTTGGCTATTGCGAGGATTGCGGCGACGATATCGCACTGCCACGGCTGGACCTTGATCCAGCCGCGACCAGATGCATTGATTGCGCGCGGGGTTAA
- the cysE gene encoding serine O-acetyltransferase, with protein sequence MAETRAKLSKLDPVWQQITTEAEAAVKHEPLLGGLVHSSILHYNDIESALAYRVSLKLASSEMPEQIVREICDWAYSSDADLALAARADIVAVNDRDPACDRFILPLLFFKGFQAIQAYRVANWLWREGRNDMARFFQMRASEVFGVDIHPAAKIGMGIMIDHAHSIVIGETAVVGDNVSMLHSVTLGGTGKEEEDRHPKIGDGVLIGAGAKVLGNIKVGHCSRIAAGSVVLEEVPPCKTVAGVPARIVGEAGCDQPSVSMDQLLGVR encoded by the coding sequence ATGGCCGAGACCCGCGCAAAACTGTCAAAGCTGGACCCGGTCTGGCAACAGATTACCACTGAAGCCGAGGCTGCAGTCAAGCATGAGCCGCTGTTGGGCGGCCTCGTGCATTCCAGCATCCTGCACTACAACGACATAGAGTCGGCCCTCGCCTACCGGGTATCGCTCAAGCTGGCATCCAGCGAGATGCCCGAACAGATCGTGCGCGAAATCTGCGATTGGGCCTATAGTTCGGACGCGGATCTGGCATTGGCTGCGCGCGCGGATATCGTCGCGGTCAATGATCGCGACCCGGCCTGTGACCGCTTCATCCTGCCGCTGCTGTTCTTCAAGGGATTCCAAGCGATTCAAGCGTATCGCGTGGCCAACTGGCTGTGGCGCGAGGGGCGCAACGACATGGCGCGGTTTTTCCAGATGCGTGCATCCGAGGTGTTCGGTGTTGATATTCACCCTGCGGCCAAGATCGGCATGGGCATCATGATCGACCACGCGCATTCCATCGTGATCGGTGAAACCGCAGTTGTTGGTGACAACGTGTCAATGCTGCATTCGGTGACATTGGGCGGTACCGGTAAGGAAGAAGAGGACCGCCACCCCAAAATCGGCGACGGCGTTCTGATCGGCGCGGGTGCCAAGGTGCTGGGCAATATCAAGGTCGGCCATTGCAGCCGGATCGCGGCGGGATCCGTCGTTCTGGAAGAAGTGCCGCCATGCAAAACAGTTGCCGGTGTGCCAGCCAGAATCGTTGGCGAGGCGGGTTGTGATCAACCTTCGGTGTCGATGGACCAGTTGCTAGGCGTGCGCTAA